A stretch of the Immundisolibacter sp. genome encodes the following:
- a CDS encoding iron-containing redox enzyme family protein — protein MSSTTHLADIAATALEAAKTWPWVLAPLTRARGQAYVLQHVLRNRFFSSVMRPAWMSRCPDQGIVRRTISQMGEELVYDPAIKAAHTKILWEMGRNIGLSDAQMNVTQPETETAASLALLEHLARDWHWTVGWLGSSIDEFVLTALPGHNFHPDRWKECLGLSEEQVFFFRYHLSADLEHAGVKVWRPMEPWLNAEVETQIRRGLPLVLEAQRLFYMGVERLATRLEGGEVPPG, from the coding sequence ATGAGTAGTACAACCCATCTGGCGGATATTGCCGCCACGGCCCTGGAGGCGGCCAAAACCTGGCCGTGGGTACTGGCACCGCTGACGCGCGCGCGCGGGCAGGCCTATGTCCTGCAACACGTGCTGCGGAACCGGTTTTTCAGCTCCGTAATGCGCCCGGCATGGATGAGCCGCTGCCCGGACCAGGGCATTGTGCGCCGCACCATTTCGCAGATGGGCGAAGAATTGGTTTATGACCCCGCCATCAAGGCGGCGCACACCAAGATTTTGTGGGAGATGGGCCGCAACATCGGCCTCAGCGATGCACAGATGAACGTGACGCAGCCGGAAACCGAAACGGCCGCGTCACTGGCACTACTGGAGCACTTGGCGCGTGACTGGCACTGGACCGTTGGCTGGCTTGGTTCGTCCATCGACGAGTTTGTGCTTACCGCCCTGCCGGGGCACAACTTCCACCCCGACCGGTGGAAGGAGTGCCTGGGCTTGAGCGAGGAACAGGTTTTCTTCTTCCGCTATCACTTGTCGGCGGACCTTGAGCACGCTGGCGTCAAGGTGTGGCGGCCCATGGAACCGTGGTTGAACGCCGAAGTTGAGACGCAGATCCGGCGAGGGTTGCCGCTGGTACTCGAGGCCCAGCGACTGTTCTATATGGGTGTGGAGCGTCTGGCAACGCGCCTGGAGGGGGGTGAGGTTCCACCGGGCTGA
- a CDS encoding sulfatase-like hydrolase/transferase has translation MSRSQATFLPFSYWAISWAVVLLLLLAHAWDAHLSGPLVSAFFIAAALNYAGLFLLPLVLAPLFGAAAKRPLGSRAAHALSFTLIVLWSSAVQLGLLLDLLVFQLYGFHLNGFVWNLVTTPGGLESLGADASAWLMVMAAALVVLAANAVLLGLTLRRATGAAQRLFRVSTVVGVLLICAVGERLVYGVSHFTGRSSVLKAANAIPFYQPTTFRHAAQALGFTFSARHAGSVRAATSALAYPRVPLQLTPPPRLPNIVWLVAESLRADALDENVMPATSAFARTGLRFDQHYSSGNGTRMGLFGMFYGLYGSDWFPMLAAHQQPVLMDVLQRLDYRIEAWSSARFSYPEFSRTVFAGLPADVLHDQATGQGWERDRSNVDSLLGFIRQASSAPDRRPFMAFMFFESPHARYYFPPVNAIRKPYLEDFNYATMSLTRDIELIRNRYLNACNHLDSQFGRVFSALSAQGLLDNTIVVVTGDHGEEFMEKGRWGHNSSFVEEQVRTPLVLRMPGVAPGRVSSMSSHLDLPATLLARLGVRNDPADLSLGSDLLGAGPARTTTVVSDWSSVAWIGPDYKAVYPLRSTGLSDAGIFAPNDSRLPNAGSVRAAHVADLRTLLRGITRFHRSVR, from the coding sequence TTGTCCCGATCCCAGGCCACCTTCCTGCCTTTTTCCTACTGGGCTATCAGCTGGGCAGTGGTGCTGTTGCTCTTGTTGGCGCACGCCTGGGATGCACATCTGTCCGGGCCGTTGGTAAGCGCTTTTTTTATCGCGGCCGCGCTGAACTACGCCGGTTTGTTCCTGCTCCCTTTAGTGCTGGCTCCCTTGTTTGGCGCGGCCGCGAAGCGGCCACTTGGCTCCCGCGCCGCCCATGCGTTGAGCTTCACGCTGATTGTTCTGTGGTCCAGCGCCGTCCAGCTTGGGCTGTTGCTGGACCTATTGGTCTTCCAGCTCTACGGGTTTCACCTGAACGGTTTCGTCTGGAACCTGGTTACCACACCTGGCGGGCTGGAATCGCTCGGCGCTGACGCCAGCGCCTGGCTCATGGTGATGGCGGCGGCGCTGGTCGTTTTGGCTGCCAACGCCGTCCTTCTAGGCCTGACCCTGCGCCGCGCGACCGGTGCAGCGCAGCGCTTATTTCGCGTGAGCACTGTGGTCGGCGTGTTGTTGATATGCGCCGTGGGCGAGCGCCTGGTTTACGGTGTCAGTCATTTCACCGGGCGTAGCAGTGTGCTCAAGGCCGCCAACGCAATACCGTTTTATCAGCCGACCACATTCCGGCACGCGGCGCAGGCGCTTGGCTTCACATTTTCGGCACGACATGCCGGCAGCGTACGCGCAGCCACAAGCGCGCTGGCCTATCCGCGGGTGCCACTGCAACTGACCCCGCCACCCCGGTTACCGAATATCGTCTGGCTGGTGGCGGAGTCGCTGCGCGCGGACGCACTTGATGAAAACGTGATGCCAGCGACCAGCGCGTTTGCCCGGACCGGACTGCGCTTCGATCAGCACTACAGCAGCGGCAACGGTACCCGTATGGGGCTGTTTGGAATGTTCTACGGGCTGTACGGCAGCGACTGGTTTCCGATGCTGGCTGCCCACCAGCAGCCGGTGCTGATGGATGTTCTACAGCGTCTGGACTACCGCATCGAGGCCTGGAGTAGCGCGCGCTTCAGCTACCCTGAATTCAGCCGCACGGTATTTGCCGGCCTACCTGCCGATGTACTGCACGATCAGGCGACCGGTCAGGGCTGGGAGCGTGATCGCAGCAACGTCGACAGCCTGCTGGGGTTTATCAGGCAGGCATCTTCGGCGCCCGACCGCCGGCCGTTCATGGCATTCATGTTTTTCGAGTCGCCGCACGCCCGCTATTACTTTCCCCCGGTAAACGCTATCCGCAAGCCTTACCTGGAGGATTTCAACTACGCGACCATGTCGCTGACGCGCGACATCGAGTTGATTCGCAACCGCTACCTGAACGCCTGCAACCACCTCGATAGCCAGTTCGGGCGCGTATTTTCCGCCCTGTCCGCGCAGGGCCTGCTCGACAACACCATCGTCGTGGTTACCGGCGATCACGGCGAGGAGTTCATGGAAAAGGGCCGTTGGGGCCACAACTCCAGCTTTGTTGAAGAACAGGTCCGCACGCCCCTGGTGCTGCGCATGCCGGGTGTTGCACCGGGTCGTGTGAGCAGCATGAGCAGTCATCTGGACCTGCCGGCCACGTTGCTGGCGCGCCTGGGTGTGCGAAACGACCCGGCCGATTTGTCGCTGGGCAGCGACCTGCTGGGCGCGGGTCCAGCCCGTACTACGACGGTAGTTTCGGACTGGTCGAGCGTGGCCTGGATCGGGCCCGACTACAAAGCCGTCTACCCATTGCGCAGCACGGGACTTTCGGACGCGGGCATCTTTGCGCCAAACGACAGCCGGCTGCCGAATGCGGGATCAGTGCGTGCGGCCCATGTGGCGGATCTGCGCACACTGCTGCGGGGCATTACGCGCTTTCATCGCTCCGTGCGCTGA
- a CDS encoding DMT family transporter — protein sequence MSTSVSDRRAWLLLGVLVLLWGGNWPVMKIGLQHSPPFTFAALRMLTCVVTMFVVAWALKELRLPVRRDWPFLVSAGILQMGVYVAMLTYGMQYVPAGRSSILAYTMPVWVVPGAILLLGERLNGWKGIGFLCGIAGLMVLFNPASFDWSDSTVLLGNGLILGAAGIGGLVMLHIRGRTWGASPLSLAPWQFLVATVVVLPLALLLEPDAQVAWDQELFWVIAYNGPLATALGLWAFVVISRALPAITASMGLLAVPVVGLLLSALALGETITPGNATGLAMIVASVAATSLGERGKRSIQPPSSPAPGDSVAGPSG from the coding sequence GTGAGTACGTCGGTCTCGGACCGTCGGGCGTGGTTGCTGCTCGGCGTGCTGGTCCTGCTGTGGGGCGGCAATTGGCCGGTGATGAAAATCGGTCTGCAGCATTCGCCACCGTTCACGTTTGCGGCCCTGCGCATGCTGACCTGTGTGGTCACCATGTTCGTGGTCGCATGGGCCCTGAAAGAACTGCGCCTGCCCGTGCGGCGTGATTGGCCTTTTCTGGTCAGCGCGGGGATTCTGCAAATGGGCGTTTATGTCGCCATGCTGACCTATGGCATGCAGTACGTCCCGGCGGGGCGCTCCTCCATCCTTGCCTACACGATGCCGGTGTGGGTGGTGCCCGGTGCCATTCTGTTGCTGGGCGAGCGCCTGAACGGCTGGAAGGGCATCGGTTTCCTGTGCGGAATCGCTGGCCTGATGGTGCTGTTCAATCCTGCCTCGTTCGATTGGAGTGACAGCACGGTATTGCTCGGCAACGGCCTGATTCTGGGAGCTGCCGGGATTGGCGGGCTGGTGATGCTGCATATCCGTGGCCGTACCTGGGGCGCATCGCCCCTGTCGCTCGCACCGTGGCAGTTCCTGGTCGCGACGGTCGTGGTCTTGCCGCTGGCACTGCTGCTGGAGCCGGATGCCCAGGTCGCGTGGGACCAGGAACTTTTTTGGGTGATTGCCTACAACGGGCCATTGGCAACTGCGCTGGGCCTATGGGCGTTCGTCGTAATCAGTCGGGCGCTGCCGGCGATTACGGCCTCGATGGGACTGCTCGCGGTGCCGGTGGTTGGCCTGCTGCTGTCGGCGTTGGCCCTGGGAGAGACGATCACGCCCGGCAACGCGACCGGTCTGGCGATGATTGTGGCGAGCGTGGCCGCGACGTCCCTTGGCGAGCGCGGGAAACGAAGCATCCAGCCGCCATCTTCGCCTGCGCCTGGAGACTCGGTCGCCGGCCCGTCTGGGTGA
- a CDS encoding glycine zipper 2TM domain-containing protein yields the protein MRRSAIDLRIVLLALVATLPACTDQRNAAADEPTEQAAPATLSGPDALALPSASPVEKKPATRAVAAPTAMPPAAPAPMCADCGVVTRIQSYRMEGQGSGVGAVAGAVVGGLLGNQVGGGSGKKIATVAGAAGGAYAGHEIEKRQRAGTAYQVEVRMENGNTVTLDYANPPALSEGQKVRVSGGVAVPQ from the coding sequence ATGCGCAGATCAGCGATCGATTTGAGAATTGTCTTGCTCGCCTTGGTCGCCACGCTTCCCGCGTGCACGGACCAGCGAAACGCGGCCGCGGATGAGCCCACCGAACAAGCTGCCCCCGCCACCCTGTCCGGTCCTGATGCGCTTGCCCTGCCCAGTGCTTCACCGGTGGAAAAAAAGCCCGCCACCCGGGCAGTTGCCGCTCCGACGGCCATGCCGCCGGCAGCACCCGCGCCGATGTGCGCCGACTGCGGCGTGGTGACGCGGATCCAAAGCTATCGCATGGAAGGCCAGGGCAGCGGAGTTGGCGCCGTGGCAGGTGCCGTGGTGGGTGGTTTGCTCGGCAACCAGGTAGGGGGTGGCAGCGGCAAAAAGATCGCCACCGTCGCGGGCGCCGCCGGGGGCGCATATGCGGGCCATGAAATCGAGAAACGCCAGCGCGCGGGCACCGCCTACCAGGTCGAAGTGCGGATGGAGAACGGCAATACCGTGACTCTCGATTACGCCAACCCGCCGGCCCTGAGCGAAGGTCAGAAAGTCCGCGTCAGTGGCGGTGTGGCGGTGCCGCAGTAG
- a CDS encoding extradiol ring-cleavage dioxygenase — MGQVLGLGLSHYPGPLVPVQHWPRMLARNVKVGRIPPEVYADRDGWPAAMRAEWGQDQGQAAAVHHRDRLLAGYAVLRGELDVFAPDLVLVFGDDQFENFRLDGVPAFCGYLFDEMTCRPYAGGGIPFETDQNAFDLPVDTPLIVRGHRAAAHALVTHLLGEGFDLAWASTTRHPAGLAHSFSNTVLFLDLPDAGRGFRYPLIPIHVNCYGGQLLSGAARGAGADAPAFSTPPSPTPARCYALGAAIGRFLADSPWRVAIVASSSWSHGSLTAKHQRLYPDVEADRRLRADLGSDAWTRWGALSRDAIEDAGQHEVLNWICLAGAMAALGQRPQVVDFVESWVFNSSKCFALFPPA, encoded by the coding sequence ATGGGGCAGGTTCTGGGGCTTGGGCTGTCCCACTACCCCGGACCGCTGGTGCCGGTGCAGCACTGGCCGCGCATGCTGGCGCGCAACGTCAAGGTGGGTCGCATTCCACCGGAGGTCTATGCCGATCGCGACGGCTGGCCGGCAGCAATGCGCGCCGAATGGGGCCAGGACCAGGGCCAGGCCGCGGCCGTGCACCACCGTGACCGTTTGCTTGCCGGCTACGCCGTGCTGCGCGGCGAGCTTGATGTCTTCGCGCCAGACCTGGTGCTGGTATTCGGTGACGATCAGTTCGAGAACTTTCGCCTGGACGGCGTGCCGGCCTTCTGCGGCTATCTGTTCGACGAGATGACCTGCCGACCCTACGCTGGCGGAGGCATCCCGTTCGAGACGGACCAGAATGCGTTCGATTTGCCCGTGGACACGCCGTTGATCGTGCGTGGCCACCGCGCTGCGGCACACGCGCTGGTCACCCATCTGCTCGGCGAGGGCTTTGACCTGGCCTGGGCCAGCACCACCCGCCACCCGGCGGGTCTGGCACATTCGTTTTCCAACACGGTGCTATTCCTGGACTTGCCGGATGCCGGGCGCGGCTTTCGCTACCCGTTGATTCCGATACACGTGAATTGCTACGGCGGACAGTTGCTCAGCGGCGCGGCGCGCGGCGCGGGGGCGGATGCTCCAGCGTTCAGCACCCCGCCTTCGCCCACCCCGGCGCGCTGTTACGCGCTCGGTGCGGCGATCGGTCGCTTTCTTGCCGATAGCCCGTGGCGCGTGGCGATTGTCGCCTCGTCGAGCTGGTCGCATGGCTCGCTGACCGCCAAGCACCAGCGCCTGTACCCGGACGTCGAGGCCGACCGCCGCCTCAGGGCAGATCTGGGCAGCGATGCCTGGACCCGCTGGGGTGCGCTCAGCCGCGACGCCATCGAGGATGCCGGACAGCACGAGGTGCTGAACTGGATCTGCCTTGCCGGCGCCATGGCGGCGCTCGGCCAGCGCCCGCAGGTGGTCGATTTCGTGGAAAGCTGGGTATTCAACTCAAGCAAGTGCTTCGCGCTGTTCCCGCCCGCCTGA
- a CDS encoding aromatic ring-hydroxylating dioxygenase subunit alpha, with the protein MRGQDGELRAFYNICTHRGNKVVREQPAGNASGFSCNFHGWTYDLEGRLRHLPDAPEFPGLDPCDLGLRGLAVGVWENFVFVHPAGNPPPVSLDDWLGEVKAALVGGPLSKLQPSAIFRATVKVNWKVFHDAFSEGYHVATIHRRSVADAFISKDNPYCHLAAVRLYRHHHIASIVGGNPDHRPTRAEQLVARYGGSKYGVSSVDLFDQLPAGLNPERQPAWALDIVEVFPGFAAHVGVDYCYTYNFWPTAPDRTEWEMRLYQMPARNLGEVIARQYTAVVLRDTVREDVNTTEATQQNLMSGFIQHLPLGLQEVLLRHRYDVVDACVRGANA; encoded by the coding sequence GTGCGTGGCCAAGACGGTGAGCTTCGTGCCTTCTACAACATCTGCACCCACCGCGGGAACAAGGTGGTGCGCGAGCAGCCCGCCGGCAATGCCAGTGGCTTCAGCTGCAACTTCCATGGCTGGACCTACGACCTGGAAGGCCGCCTGCGGCATCTGCCGGATGCGCCCGAGTTTCCTGGCCTGGACCCTTGCGATCTTGGCCTGCGCGGCCTCGCGGTCGGTGTGTGGGAGAACTTCGTATTCGTCCACCCGGCCGGCAACCCGCCGCCGGTGTCACTTGACGACTGGCTGGGAGAGGTGAAAGCCGCACTGGTCGGCGGCCCCTTGTCCAAGCTCCAGCCAAGCGCCATTTTCCGCGCCACGGTCAAGGTCAACTGGAAGGTTTTCCACGATGCCTTCTCCGAGGGCTACCACGTGGCGACCATCCACCGCCGCTCGGTGGCCGATGCCTTCATCAGCAAGGACAATCCCTACTGTCATCTTGCTGCGGTACGCCTGTACCGTCATCACCATATCGCCTCCATCGTCGGAGGCAATCCCGACCATCGTCCGACACGCGCCGAACAACTGGTGGCGCGCTACGGCGGGAGCAAGTACGGCGTATCCAGCGTCGATCTGTTCGACCAGCTGCCCGCCGGCCTGAACCCGGAGCGTCAGCCCGCCTGGGCCTTAGACATCGTGGAGGTGTTTCCGGGATTCGCCGCGCACGTCGGCGTGGACTACTGCTACACGTACAACTTCTGGCCCACCGCGCCGGACCGCACAGAGTGGGAGATGCGTCTGTACCAGATGCCGGCGCGCAACCTGGGCGAGGTCATCGCGCGCCAATACACGGCGGTGGTGCTGCGCGACACCGTGCGCGAAGATGTGAACACCACCGAGGCCACGCAGCAGAACCTGATGTCCGGCTTCATCCAGCATCTGCCGCTGGGTTTGCAGGAAGTGCTGCTGCGCCACCGCTATGACGTTGTGGATGCCTGCGTGCGGGGTGCCAATGCCTGA
- a CDS encoding DUF3108 domain-containing protein: MNSWRVLGACIALLVATQARAELPNEWQATYAVRQGAIDGGEAVQSYQAKDGRYRLQLDVTPGGVVALFTQETFHDLSEGEVTRDGWRPQVFHHLRSGGRKRRDHEFVFDWQAGRVTERQGDREPATLLPGTLDELIYIEALRRSLAERATSLVLPVLYGSDGEIREYRLQTVGEEEVSTPAGRFRAVKVERTQTGGKYTVTLWCAPQLDYFPVRIDRHKRGRAQGTLLLKKYSGGSRHAP, encoded by the coding sequence GTGAATAGTTGGCGAGTGTTGGGCGCATGCATCGCGCTGCTGGTCGCAACTCAAGCGCGGGCCGAGTTGCCGAACGAGTGGCAGGCGACTTACGCCGTGCGCCAGGGCGCCATCGACGGCGGCGAAGCCGTGCAAAGCTACCAGGCCAAGGATGGACGTTACCGATTGCAGCTCGACGTCACGCCCGGTGGCGTGGTGGCGCTGTTCACCCAGGAAACCTTTCATGACCTGAGTGAGGGTGAGGTAACCCGCGACGGCTGGCGCCCGCAGGTGTTTCACCACCTGCGCAGTGGCGGGCGCAAGCGGCGGGACCACGAGTTCGTGTTCGACTGGCAGGCCGGCCGAGTTACAGAGCGCCAGGGTGATCGCGAACCGGCAACGCTGTTGCCGGGCACGCTGGACGAATTGATTTACATAGAGGCGCTGCGCCGGAGCCTGGCCGAGCGCGCCACCAGTTTGGTACTGCCGGTGTTGTACGGCTCGGATGGCGAAATACGCGAATATCGCCTGCAAACCGTCGGCGAGGAGGAGGTCAGCACCCCCGCCGGTCGCTTTCGCGCCGTCAAGGTCGAGCGCACACAAACCGGCGGCAAATACACCGTCACCCTGTGGTGCGCACCGCAGCTGGATTACTTCCCAGTGCGCATCGACCGTCACAAACGCGGCCGGGCGCAGGGCACTCTGCTGCTGAAAAAATACAGCGGCGGCAGCCGCCACGCACCGTGA